One window of the Archangium primigenium genome contains the following:
- a CDS encoding inorganic phosphate transporter, which produces MSLLTFAFVLIGAALIFDFLNGFHDAANSVATVVTTRVLTPRQAVLWAAFFNFVAAFFFGTTVAKTISEKLVDPQVVDLNVIFGALVGAVVWDLLTWWWALPTSSSHAVISGLAGAAIAKAGWGALLLKGWVPVLAFLVLSPIIGMVLGWSFMTAIAWLTRHAERHAAERRFRHLQLLSAGLYSLGHGTNDAQKTMGIIVAILAATGHEAWSQPNPEGFRGLGGQHEVAWWIVLSCHGAMALGTMAGGWRIVQTVGSRITPYLRPVGGFSAELAAATSIAFATLAHVPISTTHAIGGAVSGVGATRGLHAVRWIWGKRIAWAWVLTFPGAALIGAAGYALARFGLGPFVH; this is translated from the coding sequence ATGTCCCTGCTGACCTTCGCCTTCGTGTTGATTGGCGCCGCGCTGATCTTCGACTTCCTCAATGGCTTTCACGACGCGGCCAACTCGGTGGCCACCGTGGTGACCACCCGCGTGCTCACGCCGAGGCAGGCGGTGCTCTGGGCCGCGTTCTTCAACTTCGTGGCCGCGTTCTTCTTCGGCACCACCGTGGCCAAGACCATCTCCGAGAAGCTGGTCGACCCCCAGGTGGTGGACCTGAACGTCATCTTCGGCGCCCTGGTGGGCGCGGTGGTGTGGGACCTGCTCACGTGGTGGTGGGCCCTGCCCACCAGCAGCTCGCACGCGGTGATCAGCGGCCTGGCGGGCGCGGCCATCGCCAAGGCGGGGTGGGGCGCGCTGCTGCTCAAGGGCTGGGTGCCCGTGCTCGCCTTCCTCGTCCTCTCGCCCATCATCGGCATGGTGCTGGGCTGGAGCTTCATGACCGCCATCGCCTGGCTCACGCGCCACGCCGAGCGGCACGCGGCCGAGCGGCGCTTCCGGCACCTGCAATTGCTCTCCGCGGGCCTGTACTCGCTGGGCCACGGGACCAACGACGCGCAGAAGACCATGGGCATCATCGTCGCCATCCTGGCCGCCACGGGCCACGAGGCCTGGAGCCAGCCCAACCCCGAGGGCTTCCGGGGCCTGGGCGGCCAGCACGAGGTGGCCTGGTGGATCGTCCTCTCCTGCCACGGAGCCATGGCGCTCGGCACCATGGCGGGCGGGTGGCGCATCGTCCAGACGGTGGGCTCGCGCATCACCCCCTACCTGCGGCCCGTGGGCGGCTTCTCCGCCGAGCTCGCCGCCGCCACGAGCATCGCGTTCGCGACCCTCGCGCATGTCCCCATCTCCACGACCCACGCCATCGGCGGCGCGGTCTCGGGCGTGGGGGCCACGCGCGGCCTGCACGCGGTGCGGTGGATCTGGGGCAAACGCATCGCCTGGGCCTGGGTGCTGACCTTCCCCGGCGCGGCGCTGATCGGCGCGGCGGGCTATGCCCTGGCCCGCTTCGGCCTGGGTCCGTTCGTCCACTGA